Proteins encoded by one window of Halobacteriovorax sp. GB3:
- a CDS encoding DUF2914 domain-containing protein, translating to MTLIGGRVKGFRATTYKSNYTQGNWRVLIETRSGREIGRKYFMISKADEEIELKKIKE from the coding sequence TTGACCCTCATAGGAGGTCGAGTTAAAGGGTTTCGAGCAACGACTTACAAGTCAAATTATACACAAGGAAATTGGCGCGTTTTAATTGAAACGAGATCCGGCAGAGAGATTGGAAGAAAGTACTTTATGATTTCAAAGGCCGATGAGGAAATAGAACTCAAAAAAATAAAAGAGTAA